The Brassica napus cultivar Da-Ae chromosome C7, Da-Ae, whole genome shotgun sequence genome has a segment encoding these proteins:
- the LOC106380683 gene encoding transmembrane E3 ubiquitin-protein ligase FLY2 isoform X1 yields the protein MKKSNLGLGFFLCLLSILVTQQANGLRPIRDTSRSSWGDQWLFGKKEVSSGPFSPWNITGTYRGTWKFQDTVNSSSKFPDFRNQNGNSVIELVTSPTKITGVHYVQGAVVFHDVFDNEHNVRGAQIKVEGVYIWPFRQLRLVANSGKNGDSGLEDDYLLSNPYHLLGIFSSQVLQESPRDRIMSKQKASPIHEMEKHCNIEIAAQISRASSTQNSGDKDYFHIEGLMESPAVDDDGDCFSPLLLNATSINVEVYYNKAVNYTLMVTFVSFLQVLLLIRQMEHSNTQSGAAKVSIVMIGQQAIMDSYLCLLHLTAGILVESLFNAFATAAFFKFVVFSIFEMRYLLAIWKATRPSNSGEGWETMRRELSFLYSRFYGILLGGILIMYELHNYMRWILLVMYSFWIPQIVANVVRDSRKPLHPYYILGMTVTRLAIPLYVFGCPKNFMRVEASKAWCIGLCAFIGFQAAVLLLQHYFGSRCFVPRKMLPEKYNYYRRLDHDVNRSRDCVICMATIDLRRRTNDCMVTPCEHLFHSGCLQRWMDIKMECPTCRRTLPPA from the exons ATGAAGAAGTCGAATTTGGGATTAGGGTTTTTCTTGTGCTTATTATCGATTCTGGTTACGCAACAAGCCAATGGACTCAGACCCATCAGAGACACCTCTCGATCATCCTGGGGCGATCAg TGGCTCTTTGGTAAAAAAGAAGTAAGCAGCGGACCATTTTCCCCTTGGAATATAACAGGAACTTACAGAG GCACCTGGAAGTTTCAAGATACTGTAAATAGCTCTTCCAAGTTCCCTGACTTCCGTAATCAAAATGGCAACTCTGTCATCGAGTTAGTCACTAGTCCTACTAAGATTACTGGTGTCCACTATGTTCAG GGTGCTGTTGTTTTCCATGACGTTTTTGACAATGAACACAATGTTCGCGGTGCCCAAATTAAAGTCGAAGGTGTTTATATCTGGCCCTTCCGTCAGCTCCGTCTTGTTGCTAACAG CGGAAAGAATGGTGATTCAGGCCTCGAAGACGATTATCTTCTCTCCAACCCCTATCATCTG CTCGGCATTTTTTCCTCTCAAGTACTTCAAGAATCTCCAAGAGACAGAATAATGTCGAAACAAAAGGCTT CTCCAATACATGAGAtggagaagcattgtaatatcGAAATAGCAGCTCAGATATCCCGAGCCTCTTCTACTCAAAACA GTGGAGACAAAGATTATTTTCACATTGAAGGATTGATGGAAAGTCCTGCAGTAGATGACGACGGAGATTGCTTCTCCCCCTTGTTGCTCAATGCAACCTCCATTAACGTTGAAGTCTACTACAACAAAGCTGTCAACTATACACTGATGGTCACTTTT GTCTCCTTCCTCCAGGTTCTTTTGTTGATACGGCAAATGGAGCACAGTAACACACAATCT GGTGCTGCAAAGGTCTCCATTGTAATGATCGGGCAGCAAGCCATCATGGATTCTTATCTATGCCTTTTACATCTTACAGCCGGGATATTAGTTG AATCATTATTTAACGCGTTTGCAACAGCAGCGTTCTTCAAATTCGTAGTGTTCTCGATATTTGAGATGAGATATCTTCTGGCCATATGGAAAGCAACCCGGCCTTCAAACAGCGGTGAGGGCTGGGAGACAATGAGGCGTGAGCTCTCCTTTCTCTACAGCCGTTTct ATGGAATCCTACTTGGAGGCATATTGATAATGTATGAGCTCCACAACTACATGCGGTGGATCCTCCTTGTCATGTACTCATTTTGGATTCCGCAGATAGTTGCAAACGTTGTTCGTGATTCTAGAAAGCCTCTGCACCCTTATTATATCTTGGGGATGACGGTTACACGGCTTGCCATACCGCTGTATGTATTTGGATGCCCCAAGAACTTCATGCGTGTAGAGGCCAGCAAGGCCTGGTGTATAGGCCTGTGCGCGTTCATCGGGTTTCAAGCtgctgttcttcttcttcagcattATTTCGGGTCGCGTTGCTTTGTTCCTCGGAAG ATGCTACCTGAGAAATACAACTACTACAGACGATTGGATCATGATGTAAACAGAAGCAGGGACTGCGTAATCTGCATGGCCACAATTGATCTCAGGAGGCGCACTAATGATTGCATGGTAACGCCGTGCGAGCATTTATTCCACTCGGGATGCTTACAGAGATGGATGGACATAAAGATGGAGTGCCCAACATGTCGTCGCACACTTCCTCCAGCTTAA
- the LOC106380683 gene encoding transmembrane E3 ubiquitin-protein ligase FLY2 isoform X2, protein MKKSNLGLGFFLCLLSILVTQQANGLRPIRDTSRSSWGDQWLFGKKEVSSGPFSPWNITGTYRGTWKFQDTVNSSSKFPDFRNQNGNSVIELVTSPTKITGVHYVQGAVVFHDVFDNEHNVRGAQIKVEGVYIWPFRQLRLVANSGKNGDSGLEDDYLLSNPYHLLGIFSSQVLQESPRDRIMSKQKASPIHEMEKHCNIEIAAQISRASSTQNSGDKDYFHIEGLMESPAVDDDGDCFSPLLLNATSINVEVYYNKAVNYTLMVTFVSFLQVLLLIRQMEHSNTQSGAAKVSIVMIGQQAIMDSYLCLLHLTAGILVESLFNAFATAAFFKFVVFSIFEMRYLLAIWKATRPSNSGEGWETMRRELSFLYSRFYGILLGGILIMYELHNYMRWILLVMYSFWIPQIVANVVRDSRKPLHPYYILGMTVTRLAIPLYVFGCPKNFMRVEASKAWCIGLCAFIGFQAAVLLLQHYFGSRCFVPRKVCWWFRYLFLDQ, encoded by the exons ATGAAGAAGTCGAATTTGGGATTAGGGTTTTTCTTGTGCTTATTATCGATTCTGGTTACGCAACAAGCCAATGGACTCAGACCCATCAGAGACACCTCTCGATCATCCTGGGGCGATCAg TGGCTCTTTGGTAAAAAAGAAGTAAGCAGCGGACCATTTTCCCCTTGGAATATAACAGGAACTTACAGAG GCACCTGGAAGTTTCAAGATACTGTAAATAGCTCTTCCAAGTTCCCTGACTTCCGTAATCAAAATGGCAACTCTGTCATCGAGTTAGTCACTAGTCCTACTAAGATTACTGGTGTCCACTATGTTCAG GGTGCTGTTGTTTTCCATGACGTTTTTGACAATGAACACAATGTTCGCGGTGCCCAAATTAAAGTCGAAGGTGTTTATATCTGGCCCTTCCGTCAGCTCCGTCTTGTTGCTAACAG CGGAAAGAATGGTGATTCAGGCCTCGAAGACGATTATCTTCTCTCCAACCCCTATCATCTG CTCGGCATTTTTTCCTCTCAAGTACTTCAAGAATCTCCAAGAGACAGAATAATGTCGAAACAAAAGGCTT CTCCAATACATGAGAtggagaagcattgtaatatcGAAATAGCAGCTCAGATATCCCGAGCCTCTTCTACTCAAAACA GTGGAGACAAAGATTATTTTCACATTGAAGGATTGATGGAAAGTCCTGCAGTAGATGACGACGGAGATTGCTTCTCCCCCTTGTTGCTCAATGCAACCTCCATTAACGTTGAAGTCTACTACAACAAAGCTGTCAACTATACACTGATGGTCACTTTT GTCTCCTTCCTCCAGGTTCTTTTGTTGATACGGCAAATGGAGCACAGTAACACACAATCT GGTGCTGCAAAGGTCTCCATTGTAATGATCGGGCAGCAAGCCATCATGGATTCTTATCTATGCCTTTTACATCTTACAGCCGGGATATTAGTTG AATCATTATTTAACGCGTTTGCAACAGCAGCGTTCTTCAAATTCGTAGTGTTCTCGATATTTGAGATGAGATATCTTCTGGCCATATGGAAAGCAACCCGGCCTTCAAACAGCGGTGAGGGCTGGGAGACAATGAGGCGTGAGCTCTCCTTTCTCTACAGCCGTTTct ATGGAATCCTACTTGGAGGCATATTGATAATGTATGAGCTCCACAACTACATGCGGTGGATCCTCCTTGTCATGTACTCATTTTGGATTCCGCAGATAGTTGCAAACGTTGTTCGTGATTCTAGAAAGCCTCTGCACCCTTATTATATCTTGGGGATGACGGTTACACGGCTTGCCATACCGCTGTATGTATTTGGATGCCCCAAGAACTTCATGCGTGTAGAGGCCAGCAAGGCCTGGTGTATAGGCCTGTGCGCGTTCATCGGGTTTCAAGCtgctgttcttcttcttcagcattATTTCGGGTCGCGTTGCTTTGTTCCTCGGAAGGTGTGTTGGTGGTTCCGATATCTTTTTTTGGATCAATA